In one Limisphaera ngatamarikiensis genomic region, the following are encoded:
- a CDS encoding Gldg family protein: MTSQSVTTPEPPSPPPRPGTTPLTRPRGFTGFVLAFLAGLAAGVVLWSVVSGPGSWKAPTTPGPLPAPVQAVLQSLREPVTVHFYVGLEDPAVPEQDRTFARHVEEFLGRLSNASPRIRIIRHEVRSPEDQAAAARAGLQAFHLERGAAGFIGLVLEGPGGQRVIPRLDPFWEPALPFDLARALAEVGPTPSPATAPPAPDEQEVLAGLRQTLGDPESVGVHEGATRLREATLEEFRRTAQSFQLRQEELQQRFREAEQRGDTAAQQAVLEELRQLQAEQTAQLQALAQRLQAQLELWQKLKTSPGTNPPTSAPSAIPQDARQPHR, from the coding sequence ATGACGAGTCAGTCGGTCACCACGCCCGAACCGCCCAGCCCGCCGCCCCGACCCGGCACCACACCGCTGACACGGCCCCGCGGATTCACCGGGTTTGTCCTGGCGTTCCTGGCCGGGTTGGCCGCCGGTGTCGTACTGTGGAGCGTCGTGTCAGGCCCCGGCTCATGGAAGGCCCCAACCACCCCGGGTCCATTGCCCGCGCCGGTTCAGGCCGTCCTCCAATCCCTTCGAGAACCGGTCACGGTCCATTTTTACGTGGGCCTGGAAGACCCGGCCGTGCCGGAACAGGACCGGACGTTCGCCCGGCATGTGGAGGAATTCCTGGGCCGGCTCTCCAACGCCTCGCCCCGGATTCGCATCATCCGCCACGAGGTTCGGTCCCCCGAAGATCAGGCCGCTGCCGCCCGCGCCGGCCTCCAGGCGTTTCATCTCGAACGCGGTGCAGCGGGGTTCATCGGTCTGGTGCTGGAGGGCCCGGGCGGACAACGGGTGATCCCACGGCTCGATCCCTTCTGGGAGCCGGCACTACCCTTCGACCTGGCGCGTGCCCTGGCCGAGGTGGGCCCAACGCCGTCACCGGCGACCGCCCCACCCGCACCCGACGAACAAGAGGTCCTGGCCGGACTCCGTCAGACCCTGGGCGACCCCGAATCCGTCGGCGTTCACGAGGGCGCCACCCGGCTGCGCGAGGCCACCCTGGAGGAGTTCCGTCGCACGGCCCAATCCTTCCAGCTCCGGCAGGAAGAGCTCCAGCAGCGATTCCGTGAAGCGGAACAACGGGGCGACACCGCGGCCCAACAAGCCGTGCTCGAAGAGTTGCGCCAACTCCAGGCCGAACAAACCGCGCAACTCCAGGCCCTTGCCCAGCGGCTCCAAGCCCAACTGGAACTGTGGCAGAAACTCAAAACGTCGCCCGGCACGAATCCCCCCACCTCCGCCCCATCGGCGATCCCGCAGGACGCCCGACAACCTCATCGCTGA